CGTAAACAGATTTAATTCCCCCTCAAAGCACTACCAAAAACATTGCAGCACAATGATTTCATGAAGTGTCAGGGTGGCTTACTGGACGACGTTAGAACCTGCCTGATGAATAATCCTAACATAATACTGCCTGTTTTTTTAATATCAGCCTGATTCTATGCCCCCTTCTCTGCCTCACCAAATATAACTGCATCCTGGCGAGGTGGGGTTTAATTGAACGAAATAGATATGTTGGAGTAAAATATGACGAGATTAACGGAGAAGTCTAAAATATTTCTTTTTGATGGGTGTGAACGGAGGAAACAATGGAAACTATGGGCAGATGTATGAAATGTAAAAAATCGGTAACTATTAAAAACGGCGAAGAAGTAACAATGAAGAATAGTCGAAAGATGTTTAAGGGGATATGCCCTGAATGCGGGACTGTGGTTTGCAGAATTTTGGGCAAAGATAAATAATACAGCAGTTTTTGGGGGATTAGGCTAAAACGTTTCCTTTTGATAGGCAATTGGATTTTTCCATACATAATCTTTGTAAATAAATATGTTCAAAAAATTAGAAGAAATATTCGCCCTTGCAAAAGAGGCAGATTATGAAAAAGAATTGTTTGAGATAGTTAAAACTATT
Above is a genomic segment from Patescibacteria group bacterium containing:
- a CDS encoding DUF5679 domain-containing protein, whose translation is MKCKKSVTIKNGEEVTMKNSRKMFKGICPECGTVVCRILGKDK